CGTCGATAAGAGTTTAATGTTGGATTTTAACCGAACAAACTCACAAGTTACTCAATTAAACTCGTCTCGTTTGCATCTCTGCACGAAAACAAGCACAGATATCTTAGCTATGGATTTCCTTTGCATTGCAATAATTACCAATTGTTAAGGAAATCATTTCAATACATCCCACATTTTGCGTCCGCCAATTATTACAAACATTCTATGTTGCAAACGTCTGTggtttttgttctttaatatttgATTATCGTTCGAAAATAGAATGAAATCTgcgcccttttttttttgcgccACAACTTACTTAGAAGTTCAACAATTAATCTCTGCTGCCTTAgcatttttctcatttattgCTTTAGACGAATATTTGCCAACCAGCTTACATTACTGTTAGGCTAAGTAGACTACCTGTCGATATGTGTTTTTACCTATATTAGTTAATAATTGTATCTATCAATTAGTGAAAAGAGAAGCTAGAACAGAAAAAGTTGATCCTGTACCATGTTAGAGAAACTCGgaaatgaaaaattaagaatttaTTTATGTACTTGCAAGGTTTTTTGTACACCAAAAAAATAAAGGTATCACCCCACACGTTTAAATTATAGCAAAAGTTTTTGTGGCTAATTTAGCTTTCGCAATTTTTATTGTGTACCCTTATGTGACCAAATATTAATGGACAAACCTTTCTTACAATATTACAAAGCCCTTACTCATAAGTTTGAAAACCAAGCAAGGAAGGTGTACAAAACTACAAATTAGTGGAAACCAAAGCTAATGAATCCCTATTTGGTTCTGTTAGTCTCTAATCAATCTCTAGAAATCCCTAATTGATAGAGATAATTACATATATTAATACCACTAAACGTTTTCTCCGTTTTTAATTACTTGTATATTACTTACTCATAACCGATTATCATGCATATATATCATGGCCAAAATTGGGGTCTTGACAACTAGTAATTAGCGCTTGATGTAATTCATGCAAGTTCTACCATTTCTTCAGTTGAAAAGCTAGATACTAATTCGTAAAGTTATTAGACCACTTGCTTAGTGCTTACTTATCTTTCAAAATTCAACCCTTCGTTGTTTCCAATTGTGCAAATTATATGTTAGCATTACAAAAAGCTAAAAAAAGGAAGTAAACATATATCATCCTATTAATTACCCAGGCAATTCTTTCCAATAAACTTTTATCATCACGGCATCCAACTAGCTGTCATGCATTTGAATCTCCTATTCTATGTTGATCGATAAAGGTTCGATTAATTTTTAGTTGGCAGTTAGCTGATTTTGTATCTGCTTCAATTAGACAACAGTATGATGAGTTGACGAAGTTTACAATATGTTTTATTTATACAACAATGTCTATGCTGCAAGCTATACGCAACAATATTGTACTCCTGTTTTTACGTTTTGTGCGTGACAATGAGTATTTGCACAATTTGTTCAAAGACCTAGTTCCAATTCTTAGCGTGGACCCTTTTTCAAGAATTTGGGTACACCTTCTTGCCTCTCCTCCCTTTAAATGCTCGCGTTCCCTCCACCTTTCAGGACATCCCTCTACATAGATTTCAACCATTTTTGCAGTTCTTCTAGTATCCCACATCCTAGACAATTCAGTacagtttccttcttgattttctGCAAAAATGGGGGAGGATCAAAAGAGGGTCATGAAATCCGAAACAGGAAATGTTTCGGTCGAGCCTTTAGCtgatgaaaagaaaaacaatgatCTTCCCAATTTTCTGTCATCCATTAGGCTTAAATATGTGAAGCTTGGCTACCATTATTTGATCTCCAATGCTCTGTACCTAATGTTAATCCCTCTATTGGGAGTTCTTTCAGTTCATCTTTCGACTGTTTCGGTCATTGATTTAGTACTGTTATGGGAGCAGCTTAGGTTGAATCTAGTGTCAGTAGTTTTGTGCTCAACCCTTATGGTTTTCCTATGTACTCTTTATTTCATGGCTAGGCCTAGGAAAGTTTACCTGGTTGATTTTGCATGTTACAAGCCTGGACCTGAACTTTCGGTATCTAGAGAGGTTTTCATAGAGCATGCAAAGCAATATGGTATATTTAGTGCAGAGACTTTGAcctttgtgaagaaaatatttgaaAGGTCAGGGTTGGGCCAGAAGACATATTTACCAGAATCATTCTTCAAAATTCCACCAAATCCATGCATGGCCGATGCGAGGAAGGAAGCTGAAATGGTGATGTTTGGTGCTATTGATCAACTCTTGGCAAAGACTGGAGTCAAGGCTAAAGATATTGGGATTCTTGTGGTGAATTGCAGCTTGTTTTGTCCAACACCATCTCTTTCTGCTATGATTGTCAACCATTACAAGCTTAGAGGCAACATCCTGAGCTACAACCTTGGAGGCATGGGCTGCAGTGCTGGAGTTATCTCAATAGATTTTGCCAAGCAACTTTTGCAGGTAAGTTGAAAATCATAATTTTGTAGATACAAATTAACCTTGGACCAAAGATCTCGGCTTTTATCAATTAGTTTTTATGGAGTTTCAGTAGGATGATTGCTTCATTTTCAAAAAATGCAACAGGTGCATCCAAACTCATATGCCCTAGTGGTGAGCATGGAAAATTTGAGCCTCAGTGGCTACACGGGGAACCACAAACCAATGCTGGTTACCAATTGCCTCTTCCGACTTGGAGGGGCAGCAATTCTGCTGTCAAACAACTCATCTGATCGCCGTCGTTCAAAATATCAATTGATTCACTCTATTCGTATCCACAGGGGTGCAGATGACAAAAGCTATTGTTGTGTGATGcaagaagaagatgaaaacATGAATGTAGGAGTAGCCTTGTCTAAAGATCTTATGGCTGTTGCTGGAGATGCCTTGAAGACAAATATTACGACACTGGGGCCATTAGTTCTTCCTATGTCTGAGCAAATTCTGTTTTTTGTTACCTTAGTCGCAAGAAAGGTTTTCAACATGAAAATCAAGCCATATATTCCAGATTTTAAACTTGCATTCGAGCATTTTTGCATTCATGCAGGGGGGAGAGCAGTTTTAGATGAACTCGAGAAGAATCTTAGTCTTACTGAATGGGATATGGAGCCATCAAGAATGACACTTTACAGGTTTGGCAACACATCTAGCAGTTCATTGTGGTATGAACTGGCTTATTCTGAGTCCAAGGGGAGGATCAGAAAGGGGGATAGGACATGGCAGATTGCATTTGGCTCAGGATTCAAATGTAACAGCGCCGTTTGGCGTGCATTGAAGACAATTGATCCAGCTAAAGAAAAGAATCCTTGGAcggatgaaattgatgactTTCCTGTTCAAGTTCCTCGGGTGGCAACAATTAATTAGTGCTTGAAAGGTTTTTCAGTATTTTACGTCCAAGGTGCTAGCATTTTGCCTCTCAGTAACTTAAAATGTACCAATATATGTTATAGTTTCAATGCAGTTTTATAACTTATGTGACTTATTTTCATGGACAATGATAAGTTCTGTTGCCTTTGATATGGTACAAACAATTAAGTTTTACAATAATCCCATTGCAGGAAGTTGGAATCGATTTTATAAGCTGTAATAGGCATTTTGTTCGGCTAGCTCGCAAGCCCCAATTAGAAGTTCATCAAATTTCTTGCTGAGATTATGCATTGTTCAGCTCCGTTCATACTCAGCACACACCACTAAGACGTaggcatgcatgcatgcattcTCACCGTAACTCCGTTTGGATGGCTGTGCTTTCAGgtggtttttaaaacattttacCGTAGCATTATTAATTACCGGTCAATAAATATgcgaaataaaaaggtgattgtaaaatttgtttaaagtttttcaaaaatatgtttttgaaaaatagtgTGAAACAAATCGATATAATTctgacaaaaaaaattacagtTAGTTAtagattaagaaaaaaatattagatATGAGTTCAACACAAGAAAAATCAAGTATCATGTTGTAATATAGCATATGATATATGTATTTCTTCAAAGGATGCTCCAAATCTagcaagagaggagagaaaagggagTAGTTTGAAAGTCGAACAAAAAACTCACCCTCACTTAATATTTTCACTCGTCCGATTTGGGCTTTGAAGACATATGACATGACTAAATATTGATAACATGATCTACAAACAGGATGAGGCATCTCACAAGTTGAATTTTGTCCATTTCAAGTTGAATATGTGTAATTCTTACAACTTCTGGcataaatttatataatttgagtgtaaatttgaatttatcaaCTCATGCAACTAAGTATTATACaaaccttttttattttttgaaaaagtatAAATTTATATAGGTTGGgtgtaaatttgaatttatcaCCTGATACAAATTAGTTGACGATTATgcaaaattatataaatttatcCTAAATATAAGAAGAATTATATGAACC
This region of Coffea arabica cultivar ET-39 chromosome 3c, Coffea Arabica ET-39 HiFi, whole genome shotgun sequence genomic DNA includes:
- the LOC113735376 gene encoding 3-ketoacyl-CoA synthase 11-like, producing the protein MGEDQKRVMKSETGNVSVEPLADEKKNNDLPNFLSSIRLKYVKLGYHYLISNALYLMLIPLLGVLSVHLSTVSVIDLVLLWEQLRLNLVSVVLCSTLMVFLCTLYFMARPRKVYLVDFACYKPGPELSVSREVFIEHAKQYGIFSAETLTFVKKIFERSGLGQKTYLPESFFKIPPNPCMADARKEAEMVMFGAIDQLLAKTGVKAKDIGILVVNCSLFCPTPSLSAMIVNHYKLRGNILSYNLGGMGCSAGVISIDFAKQLLQVHPNSYALVVSMENLSLSGYTGNHKPMLVTNCLFRLGGAAILLSNNSSDRRRSKYQLIHSIRIHRGADDKSYCCVMQEEDENMNVGVALSKDLMAVAGDALKTNITTLGPLVLPMSEQILFFVTLVARKVFNMKIKPYIPDFKLAFEHFCIHAGGRAVLDELEKNLSLTEWDMEPSRMTLYRFGNTSSSSLWYELAYSESKGRIRKGDRTWQIAFGSGFKCNSAVWRALKTIDPAKEKNPWTDEIDDFPVQVPRVATIN